Proteins encoded in a region of the Streptomyces akebiae genome:
- a CDS encoding ferritin-like domain-containing protein, giving the protein MLSAKSLFQEIVDNDESFRLFCSIAASGETQGGWENARIAALVPQSERALAPKITRHGADEDKHGRIFNALMKKRGLRPVEVPPETDYTMLLERRGIGLAHEKLKADQALTLRDIIVYLSHSRVTEQRAADQMVMLRKHFADHPEIGKAVRMISDDEDNHLAYTHEELLRYAAAGHGRLIQRTLRECALAEIAVYRDVSLAVMDHMGRVLGWPKAKAVVLAAGIHAMYAYERAVGWRRMVTLTMPERRDALGGPATAAPEFA; this is encoded by the coding sequence ATGCTTTCGGCCAAGAGTCTGTTCCAGGAGATCGTCGACAACGACGAGTCGTTCCGACTGTTCTGTTCGATCGCCGCCAGTGGCGAGACGCAGGGCGGCTGGGAGAACGCGCGCATCGCCGCGCTCGTCCCGCAGAGCGAGCGTGCGCTCGCACCGAAGATCACCCGGCACGGTGCCGACGAGGACAAACACGGGCGGATCTTCAACGCCCTCATGAAGAAGCGCGGCCTCCGACCGGTCGAGGTCCCGCCCGAGACCGACTACACCATGCTCCTCGAACGCCGAGGCATCGGTCTCGCGCACGAGAAGCTCAAGGCCGACCAGGCCCTCACACTGCGGGACATCATCGTCTACCTGTCCCACAGCCGGGTCACCGAACAGCGCGCCGCCGACCAGATGGTGATGCTCCGCAAGCACTTCGCGGATCACCCCGAGATCGGCAAGGCCGTCCGGATGATCTCCGACGACGAGGACAACCACCTCGCCTACACCCACGAGGAACTGCTGCGCTACGCGGCCGCCGGACACGGTCGCCTCATCCAGCGGACCCTGCGCGAGTGCGCCCTCGCGGAGATCGCCGTCTACCGGGACGTCAGCCTGGCCGTCATGGACCACATGGGGCGGGTCCTGGGCTGGCCGAAGGCGAAGGCGGTCGTCCTCGCCGCGGGCATCCACGCCATGTACGCGTACGAACGGGCGGTCGGCTGGCGCCGCATGGTGACCCTGACGATGCCGGAACGCCGCGACGCCCTGGGCGGACCGGCGACCGCGGCCCCCGAGTTCGCCTGA
- the corA gene encoding magnesium/cobalt transporter CorA, protein MIVDCAVYHDGHRAEGPDDLSDALAAARASGGFVWIGLHEPSEKEFALVTEEFALHPLAVEDALKAHQRPKLEVYDDSLFMVLKPVVYEPSSDTVTSGEVMVFLGHAFVVTVRHGEGSPLGVVRRRLEQEPELLGKGPTSVLYAITDATVDHYLEVATELQTDLEELEAEVFSPDVGGSRNTASRIYTFKRQVLEFRRATGPLAAPLGRLSGTGTSTLAVPFVEESAQPFFRDVNDHLTRVNESVEGLDRLVSDILSAHLAQMSVRQNDDMRKISAWAAMAAIPTMAAGVYGMNFEHMPELRWVWSYPALMALMVMTEVLVYRLFKRRGWL, encoded by the coding sequence GTGATCGTCGACTGCGCCGTCTACCACGACGGGCACCGCGCCGAGGGCCCCGACGACCTCTCGGACGCACTGGCCGCCGCCCGTGCCTCGGGCGGCTTCGTGTGGATCGGCCTGCATGAGCCGTCGGAGAAGGAGTTCGCCCTGGTCACCGAGGAGTTCGCGCTGCATCCGCTGGCCGTGGAGGACGCTCTGAAGGCCCACCAGCGGCCCAAGCTGGAGGTGTACGACGACTCGCTGTTCATGGTTCTCAAGCCGGTCGTGTACGAGCCGTCCAGTGACACCGTGACCAGCGGCGAGGTGATGGTCTTCCTCGGCCACGCCTTCGTCGTCACCGTCCGCCACGGCGAGGGCTCGCCCCTGGGCGTCGTACGCCGTCGCCTGGAGCAGGAGCCCGAACTGCTCGGCAAGGGGCCCACGTCCGTGCTGTACGCGATCACGGACGCCACGGTCGACCACTACCTGGAGGTGGCGACCGAGCTCCAGACCGACCTGGAGGAACTGGAGGCGGAGGTCTTCTCGCCCGACGTCGGCGGCTCACGGAACACGGCGTCCCGGATCTACACCTTCAAACGCCAGGTCCTGGAGTTCCGCCGGGCCACCGGCCCCCTCGCCGCACCGCTCGGCCGGCTCTCGGGCACCGGTACCTCCACCCTCGCGGTGCCCTTCGTCGAGGAGAGTGCCCAGCCCTTCTTCCGCGACGTCAACGACCACCTCACCCGCGTCAACGAGTCCGTCGAGGGTCTGGACCGACTGGTCTCCGACATCCTCTCCGCGCATCTCGCGCAGATGAGCGTCCGCCAGAACGACGACATGCGGAAGATCTCGGCCTGGGCGGCCATGGCCGCGATCCCGACCATGGCCGCCGGTGTCTACGGCATGAACTTCGAGCACATGCCCGAACTGCGCTGGGTGTGGTCGTACCCGGCGCTGATGGCACTGATGGTCATGACGGAGGTGCTGGTGTACCGGCTCTTCAAGCGCCGCGGCTGGCTGTAG
- a CDS encoding histidine phosphatase family protein, with protein MPTLILVRHGRSTANTEGVLAGWTPGVALDERGAAQAAALPGRLAGLPIAEVVTSPLQRCQETIRPLLDTRPGLVPHTDERIGECDYGDWSGRKLAELNDEPLMEVVQAHPTAAAFPGGESMRTMQHRAAEAVREWNARVEREHGADAVYLMCSHGDIIKSLVADALGLHLDLFQRISVEPCSITAIRYTRLRPFLVRLGDTGDLSSLAPREEPPSGDATVGGGAGAP; from the coding sequence ATGCCCACGTTGATCCTTGTCCGGCACGGACGTTCCACCGCCAACACCGAGGGCGTGCTCGCCGGGTGGACGCCCGGGGTCGCGCTCGACGAGCGAGGTGCCGCGCAGGCCGCGGCGCTGCCCGGCCGCCTCGCCGGGCTGCCGATCGCCGAGGTCGTCACCAGCCCGCTCCAGCGCTGTCAGGAGACGATCCGGCCGCTGCTCGACACCCGGCCCGGACTCGTCCCGCACACCGACGAACGCATCGGCGAGTGCGACTACGGCGACTGGTCCGGCCGCAAGCTCGCCGAGTTGAACGACGAGCCGCTGATGGAGGTGGTCCAGGCGCATCCGACGGCCGCCGCGTTCCCCGGCGGTGAGTCGATGCGGACCATGCAGCACCGGGCCGCGGAGGCGGTCCGGGAGTGGAACGCGCGCGTGGAGCGTGAGCACGGTGCCGACGCCGTGTACCTGATGTGCTCGCACGGCGACATCATCAAGTCGCTCGTCGCGGACGCACTCGGACTTCATCTGGACCTCTTCCAGCGGATCTCTGTCGAACCGTGTTCCATCACCGCGATCCGTTACACCCGGCTCAGGCCGTTTCTCGTCCGTCTCGGCGACACCGGGGACCTGTCGTCCCTGGCGCCGCGCGAGGAGCCCCCGAGCGGTGACGCGACCGTGGGAGGCGGTGCGGGAGCACCGTGA
- a CDS encoding DUF3090 domain-containing protein encodes MSRQVFLYDPPDRFVAGTVGLPGRRTFFLQASSGQRVTSVALEKTQVAALAERMDELLDEVVRRSGGSAAVPAVAPTEVSDTAPLETPVEEEFRVGTMALAWDGDEERMIVEAQALVELDADSEEDLAEAEERMLQDEENGPPMLRVRLTGAQARAFAKRALDVVNAGRPPCPLCSLPLDPEGHVCPRQNGYRRGE; translated from the coding sequence GTGTCCCGTCAGGTGTTCCTCTACGACCCCCCGGACCGCTTCGTGGCCGGTACGGTCGGGCTGCCCGGGCGCCGTACCTTCTTCCTGCAGGCCTCCTCCGGGCAGCGCGTCACCAGCGTAGCCCTGGAGAAGACCCAGGTCGCCGCGCTCGCCGAGCGCATGGACGAACTGCTGGACGAGGTCGTGCGGCGCAGCGGCGGCAGCGCCGCGGTGCCGGCCGTGGCCCCCACCGAGGTGTCGGACACGGCACCGCTGGAGACCCCCGTCGAGGAGGAGTTCCGGGTCGGCACCATGGCGCTGGCCTGGGACGGCGACGAGGAGCGGATGATCGTCGAGGCCCAGGCCCTGGTCGAGCTGGACGCCGACTCCGAGGAGGACCTGGCCGAGGCGGAGGAGCGGATGCTCCAGGACGAGGAGAACGGCCCGCCGATGCTCCGCGTCCGCCTCACCGGCGCCCAGGCCCGGGCCTTCGCCAAGCGCGCTCTCGACGTCGTCAACGCGGGGCGTCCGCCGTGCCCGCTGTGCAGTCTGCCGCTCGACCCGGAAGGACACGTATGTCCGCGCCAGAACGGATACCGGCGCGGGGAGTGA
- a CDS encoding SCO1664 family protein, which yields MSAPERIPARGVTSSAEPSPTPLVDPSVRLLAEGELTVRGQVREASNAVLYCTVSHEGREAACVYKPVAGERPLWDFPDGTLAQREVAAYEVSEATGWGLVPPTVLRDGPYGQGMCQLWIEGAPGSELLALVEGEEAGEGWKAVGFAEVGDGESALLVHADDQRLRRLAVLDAVVNNADRKGGHLLPAAEGRLYGIDHGVTFNVENKLRTLLWGWAGEPLTGEAVSVLERLRDALAEGGALAGKLVALITPAELDATRERVAALLKSGRHPEPSGEWPAIPWPPV from the coding sequence ATGTCCGCGCCAGAACGGATACCGGCGCGGGGAGTGACCTCCTCCGCCGAGCCGTCGCCCACCCCGCTGGTCGATCCGTCGGTCAGGCTGCTGGCCGAGGGCGAGCTGACCGTGCGCGGACAGGTGCGGGAGGCGTCCAACGCGGTGCTGTACTGCACGGTCTCGCACGAGGGCCGGGAGGCCGCCTGCGTCTACAAGCCCGTCGCCGGCGAGCGGCCCCTGTGGGACTTCCCCGACGGGACGCTCGCGCAGCGGGAGGTCGCCGCGTACGAGGTGTCCGAGGCGACCGGCTGGGGGCTCGTCCCGCCCACCGTGCTGCGGGACGGGCCGTACGGGCAGGGCATGTGCCAGCTGTGGATCGAGGGCGCGCCCGGGTCCGAACTGCTGGCCCTCGTCGAGGGTGAGGAGGCCGGGGAGGGCTGGAAGGCCGTCGGCTTCGCGGAGGTCGGGGACGGCGAGAGCGCGCTCCTCGTGCACGCCGACGACCAGCGGCTGCGGCGGCTCGCCGTCCTCGACGCGGTCGTCAACAACGCCGACCGCAAGGGCGGGCACCTTCTGCCCGCCGCCGAGGGGCGGCTCTACGGCATCGACCACGGAGTGACCTTCAACGTCGAGAACAAGCTGCGGACGCTGCTGTGGGGCTGGGCGGGGGAGCCGCTCACCGGCGAGGCCGTGAGCGTGCTGGAGCGACTGCGGGACGCGCTCGCCGAGGGCGGGGCCCTGGCCGGGAAGCTCGTCGCGTTGATCACACCGGCCGAACTCGACGCCACACGGGAGCGGGTTGCCGCGCTGCTGAAGAGCGGACGGCACCCGGAGCCGAGCGGGGAGTGGCCGGCGATCCCCTGGCCACCGGTCTGA
- the mshC gene encoding cysteine--1-D-myo-inosityl 2-amino-2-deoxy-alpha-D-glucopyranoside ligase produces MHAWPASEVPALPGKGRDLRIHDTATDGLITLDPGPVARIYVCGITPYDATHIGHAATYNAFDLVQRVWLDTKRQVHYVQNVTDVDDPLLERAERDAIDWVALAEKETALFREDMTALRMLPPRHYIGAVEAIPGIVPLVERLRDSGAAYELEGDIYFSVESDPDFGKVSRLDAATMRLLSAERGGDPDRAGKKNPLDPMLWMAAREGEPSWDGGSLGRGRPGWHIECVAIALDHLGMGFDVQGGGSDLAFPHHEMGASHAQALTGEFPMAKAYVHAGMVALHGEKMSKSKGNLVFVSRLRRDGVDPAAIRLALLAHHYRADWEWTDQVLQDAVARLDRWRAAVSRPDGPPAEALVEEIREALANDLDAPTALAAVDRWAALQQERGGTDEGAPGVVSRAVDALLGVAL; encoded by the coding sequence ATGCATGCCTGGCCCGCTTCTGAGGTCCCCGCCCTGCCCGGCAAGGGCCGCGACCTTCGGATCCACGACACCGCGACCGATGGGCTCATCACCCTTGACCCCGGTCCCGTCGCCCGTATCTACGTCTGCGGTATCACCCCCTACGACGCGACCCACATCGGTCACGCGGCGACCTACAACGCGTTCGACCTCGTTCAGCGCGTGTGGCTCGACACCAAGCGGCAGGTTCACTACGTCCAGAACGTGACGGACGTCGACGACCCTCTGCTGGAGCGGGCCGAGCGCGACGCCATCGACTGGGTGGCCCTCGCCGAGAAGGAGACCGCCCTCTTCCGCGAGGACATGACCGCCCTGCGGATGCTCCCGCCCCGCCACTACATCGGCGCGGTCGAGGCCATCCCCGGCATCGTTCCGCTCGTCGAGCGGCTCCGTGACTCCGGCGCCGCGTACGAACTCGAAGGGGACATCTACTTCTCCGTCGAGTCCGACCCCGACTTCGGCAAGGTCTCGCGCCTCGACGCCGCCACGATGCGGCTGCTCTCCGCCGAGCGCGGCGGAGACCCGGACCGGGCCGGCAAGAAGAACCCCCTCGACCCGATGCTCTGGATGGCCGCGCGTGAGGGTGAGCCCAGCTGGGACGGCGGCTCCCTCGGCCGCGGCCGACCCGGCTGGCACATCGAGTGCGTCGCCATCGCCCTCGACCACCTCGGCATGGGCTTCGACGTCCAGGGCGGCGGCTCCGACCTCGCCTTCCCGCACCACGAGATGGGCGCCTCGCACGCGCAGGCGCTGACCGGCGAGTTCCCCATGGCCAAGGCGTACGTCCACGCCGGAATGGTCGCGCTGCACGGCGAGAAGATGTCGAAGTCCAAGGGCAACCTGGTCTTCGTCTCCCGGCTGCGCCGCGACGGGGTCGACCCGGCCGCGATACGGCTCGCACTCCTGGCCCACCACTACCGCGCCGACTGGGAGTGGACCGACCAGGTGCTCCAGGACGCCGTGGCCCGTCTCGACCGGTGGCGCGCCGCCGTCTCCCGGCCCGACGGACCGCCCGCCGAGGCCCTGGTAGAGGAGATCCGCGAGGCCCTCGCGAACGACCTGGACGCGCCCACCGCGCTCGCCGCCGTCGACCGCTGGGCCGCCCTCCAGCAGGAGCGGGGCGGTACGGACGAGGGCGCGCCCGGCGTGGTGTCGCGCGCCGTGGACGCGCTTCTCGGCGTGGCCCTGTGA
- a CDS encoding SMP-30/gluconolactonase/LRE family protein encodes MAPPLPPQSPSAHPAPHLSRRRVLTTSAATAGALLVGASAASASAAFATGSASEDAWPDVIPLPNGFRPEGITIGGGPYAYLGSLGDGSIYRADLRTGAGRIISAGPGTPSVGLKLDDRGRLFVAGRGQGARVVDVRTGEIVASYTLTAKTPTFANDVFLTPRVAWFTDSFQPALYALPLGPDGRLPDPGEVVTVTLSGAWTQTPGEVVNANGITRTPDGKALLVVQSGVGGLHRVNPRTGATTLVDLGDAAPLTNGDGLLLLGRRLYVVQNRQNAIDVFQLSVDGRRGIFEGRLSDADFDVPTTVAAHKNRLYLPNARFTTPPTPETSYAVVAIKR; translated from the coding sequence GTGGCACCCCCGCTCCCCCCGCAATCCCCCTCCGCTCACCCCGCCCCCCACCTCAGTCGGCGAAGAGTCCTCACGACATCGGCCGCCACCGCCGGCGCACTGCTCGTCGGGGCCTCCGCCGCCTCCGCCTCCGCCGCCTTCGCGACCGGCTCGGCCTCCGAGGACGCGTGGCCCGACGTCATCCCCCTGCCGAACGGCTTCCGTCCCGAGGGCATCACCATCGGCGGCGGACCCTACGCCTACCTGGGCTCCCTCGGCGACGGCTCGATCTACCGCGCCGACCTGCGCACCGGCGCGGGCCGCATCATCTCGGCGGGCCCCGGGACGCCCTCCGTGGGGCTCAAACTCGACGACCGTGGGCGGCTGTTCGTCGCCGGGCGCGGTCAGGGCGCCCGGGTGGTGGACGTCCGTACCGGCGAGATCGTCGCGTCGTACACGCTCACCGCCAAGACGCCGACCTTCGCCAACGACGTCTTCCTCACCCCGCGCGTCGCCTGGTTCACCGACTCGTTCCAGCCCGCCCTGTACGCCCTGCCGCTCGGCCCCGACGGCCGGCTGCCGGACCCGGGGGAGGTCGTCACGGTCACGCTGAGCGGTGCCTGGACCCAGACCCCCGGTGAGGTCGTCAACGCCAACGGGATCACCCGCACCCCGGACGGCAAAGCCCTCCTCGTCGTCCAGTCCGGCGTCGGTGGTCTCCACCGGGTGAACCCGAGGACCGGAGCCACGACCCTGGTCGACCTGGGCGACGCGGCCCCGCTCACCAACGGCGACGGCCTGCTGCTCCTCGGTCGGCGGCTCTACGTCGTGCAGAACCGGCAGAACGCGATCGATGTGTTCCAGCTCTCCGTCGACGGCCGCAGGGGCATCTTCGAGGGCCGTCTCAGCGACGCCGACTTCGACGTGCCGACCACGGTCGCGGCCCACAAGAACCGCCTGTACCTGCCCAACGCCCGCTTCACCACGCCCCCGACCCCGGAGACGAGTTACGCGGTGGTGGCGATCAAACGCTGA
- a CDS encoding PAC2 family protein, with protein sequence MIELEGVPELIDPVMVAAFEGWNDAGDAASTAVAHLDREWKGEVFAALDAEDYYDFQVNRPTVWLDGGVRKITWPTTRLSVVRVGGDKPRDLVLVRGIEPSMRWRSFCNELLGFAHELGVELVVVLGALLGDTPHTRPVPVSGVTSDPDLAQRMDLEETKYEGPTGIVGILQEACTHAGVPAVSLWAAVPHYVSQPPNPKATLALLNRLEDLIDVRIPLGELPEDARAWQVGVDQLAAEDSEVAEYVQTLEEARDTAELPEASGEAIAREFERYLRRRDGGPGGSAGGHATADGGDTGPGAWNPKDNPGGRTRPPKPPRPETEAEAEPEDEDSSDD encoded by the coding sequence GTGATCGAGCTGGAGGGGGTTCCCGAGCTGATCGACCCAGTGATGGTGGCCGCGTTCGAAGGCTGGAACGACGCCGGCGACGCCGCCTCCACCGCGGTCGCGCATCTGGACCGGGAATGGAAGGGCGAGGTGTTCGCGGCGCTGGACGCCGAGGACTACTACGACTTCCAGGTGAACCGTCCCACGGTGTGGCTGGACGGCGGCGTACGGAAGATCACCTGGCCGACGACAAGGTTGTCGGTGGTCAGGGTCGGCGGCGACAAGCCCCGCGATCTCGTACTCGTCCGGGGGATCGAACCGTCGATGCGCTGGCGCTCGTTCTGCAACGAGCTGCTGGGCTTCGCCCATGAGCTGGGCGTGGAGCTGGTGGTCGTGCTGGGCGCGCTGCTCGGTGACACCCCGCACACGCGTCCGGTCCCGGTCAGCGGTGTCACGTCCGACCCGGACCTGGCGCAGCGGATGGATCTGGAGGAGACCAAGTACGAGGGGCCCACGGGCATCGTCGGCATCCTCCAGGAGGCGTGCACGCACGCAGGTGTCCCCGCGGTCTCGCTCTGGGCGGCGGTGCCGCACTACGTGTCGCAGCCGCCGAACCCGAAGGCGACGCTGGCCCTCCTGAACCGCCTGGAGGACCTCATCGACGTACGCATCCCACTGGGCGAGCTGCCCGAGGACGCGCGTGCCTGGCAGGTGGGCGTGGACCAGCTGGCGGCGGAGGACAGCGAGGTCGCCGAGTACGTGCAGACGCTGGAGGAGGCCCGGGACACGGCGGAGCTGCCGGAGGCGTCGGGCGAGGCGATCGCTCGCGAGTTCGAACGGTATCTGCGGCGTCGTGACGGCGGCCCCGGCGGCTCGGCCGGGGGGCACGCCACGGCCGACGGAGGCGACACGGGGCCCGGCGCGTGGAACCCGAAGGACAACCCCGGCGGGCGTACCCGGCCGCCGAAGCCGCCTCGCCCCGAGACGGAGGCAGAGGCTGAGCCCGAGGACGAGGATTCGTCGGACGACTGA
- a CDS encoding FadR/GntR family transcriptional regulator gives MAVTDEAIEKIKGMIVSGALRPGDRLPKESELAADLGLSRNSLREAVRALSLIRILDVRQGDGTYVTSLDPQLLLEALSFVVDFHRDDTVLEFLAVRRILEPAATAMAALKISEQQLDALTAQLDKLGTDPSVEELVACDLEFHRGIVRTSGNSVLCSLLDGLSGPTTRARIWRGLTQEDAVSRTLHEHRAILAALRDRDADAARSWATVHIASVEQWLRSSL, from the coding sequence ATGGCAGTCACCGACGAGGCGATCGAGAAGATCAAGGGCATGATCGTCTCCGGCGCGCTGCGCCCCGGCGACCGGCTTCCGAAGGAGAGCGAACTCGCCGCCGATCTCGGGCTGTCCCGCAACTCCCTGCGCGAGGCGGTGCGCGCCCTGTCGCTGATCCGGATCCTGGACGTACGGCAGGGCGACGGCACCTATGTGACCAGCCTCGACCCCCAACTCCTGCTGGAGGCGCTGAGTTTCGTCGTCGACTTCCATCGCGACGACACGGTCCTGGAGTTCCTCGCCGTGCGCCGCATACTGGAGCCGGCGGCGACGGCGATGGCCGCCCTGAAGATCAGTGAGCAGCAACTGGACGCGCTGACGGCCCAGTTGGACAAGCTCGGCACCGATCCGTCGGTGGAGGAACTGGTCGCCTGCGACCTGGAGTTCCACCGGGGCATCGTGCGGACCTCCGGGAACTCCGTGCTCTGCTCGCTTCTCGACGGGCTGTCGGGGCCCACCACGCGGGCCCGCATCTGGCGCGGACTGACCCAGGAGGACGCCGTCAGCCGGACCCTGCACGAGCACCGCGCCATCCTGGCCGCCCTCCGCGACCGTGACGCCGACGCCGCACGCTCCTGGGCGACGGTGCACATCGCGAGCGTGGAGCAGTGGCTCCGATCGTCGCTGTGA
- a CDS encoding amidohydrolase, giving the protein MSEHVDLLVHGGDVLTVDEAGTLVRDGAVAVRDGGIVAVGRAEELRTACTPAASLHAEGCLVLPGLVNAHAHLAMTLLRGRADDVTLQGFLERVLRWEARLLSPKNVGAAVRVAIAESLRAGVTSALDMYWFHEAAERVARETGWRLHTGPTFMDVPDPADGRAYGERLEWARRDLADRSHRPGTRPVLFAHSTYTLDPGQLLDIAALAREFGALLHIHAAENATEVATVRARYGKRPVELLDSLGLLGPDLLLAHAVDLTGPEIAALARTGTSVAHCPVSNLKLGCGIAPVPRLLSAGVTVGLGTDGAVSSNTLDVLGAVRQAALVHKAAGDPTAVGAERAVRMATIEGARALGLGDHLGSLEPGKRADLIVLDLGGPHLRPLHDPWSTLAYAAHSADVRDTVVEGRVLMRERVLTTLDEAAALADLEALADGHGGAPIMA; this is encoded by the coding sequence GTGAGCGAGCACGTCGATCTGCTGGTCCACGGCGGTGACGTCCTGACGGTCGACGAGGCCGGGACTCTTGTGCGGGACGGGGCGGTCGCCGTCCGGGACGGCGGGATCGTCGCGGTCGGACGGGCGGAGGAGCTCCGTACGGCCTGCACGCCTGCCGCGAGCCTGCACGCCGAGGGCTGTCTGGTGCTTCCCGGGCTCGTCAACGCCCACGCACACCTGGCGATGACCCTCCTGCGGGGCCGCGCGGACGACGTCACCCTCCAGGGGTTCCTGGAGCGGGTGCTGCGGTGGGAGGCGCGGCTGCTGTCGCCGAAGAACGTGGGGGCGGCGGTGCGGGTGGCGATCGCCGAGAGCCTGCGGGCCGGGGTGACGTCCGCGCTGGACATGTACTGGTTCCACGAGGCGGCCGAGCGGGTCGCGCGCGAGACGGGCTGGCGGCTGCACACGGGGCCGACCTTCATGGACGTCCCCGACCCCGCCGACGGCCGGGCGTACGGGGAACGGCTGGAGTGGGCGCGGCGGGACCTCGCCGACCGCTCCCACCGGCCGGGGACGCGCCCGGTGCTCTTCGCGCACTCGACGTACACACTCGACCCGGGCCAGCTGCTCGACATAGCCGCCCTGGCACGGGAGTTCGGGGCGCTGCTGCACATCCACGCGGCGGAGAACGCCACCGAGGTCGCCACGGTCCGGGCGCGGTACGGCAAGCGTCCGGTGGAACTGCTGGACTCGCTCGGGCTGCTCGGCCCCGATCTGCTGCTCGCCCACGCGGTCGACCTCACCGGCCCGGAGATCGCGGCGCTGGCCCGGACCGGGACCTCGGTCGCCCACTGCCCGGTGTCGAACCTGAAGCTGGGCTGCGGGATCGCGCCGGTGCCCCGGCTGCTGAGCGCGGGCGTCACGGTCGGGCTGGGCACGGACGGAGCGGTCAGCTCCAACACGCTGGACGTACTGGGGGCCGTACGGCAGGCGGCTCTGGTGCACAAGGCGGCCGGTGACCCGACGGCCGTCGGCGCGGAGCGTGCGGTGCGCATGGCGACGATCGAGGGGGCCCGAGCGCTGGGTCTCGGCGATCACCTGGGCTCCCTGGAGCCGGGCAAGCGGGCGGATCTGATCGTGCTCGACCTGGGCGGCCCGCATCTGCGGCCTCTGCACGACCCGTGGTCCACCCTCGCCTACGCGGCGCACTCGGCGGACGTACGCGACACCGTCGTCGAGGGCAGGGTGCTGATGCGGGAGCGGGTCCTCACCACTCTCGACGAGGCGGCGGCCCTGGCCGACCTGGAGGCTTTGGCCGATGGACACGGTGGAGCCCCCATAATGGCCTGA